One window from the genome of Maridesulfovibrio ferrireducens encodes:
- a CDS encoding molybdopterin biosynthesis protein, producing MSKRNIYLKTIPVHEAVATAIAALDRETLVKPESVPVHEALNRVTSEAVHARCSSPTYHSAAMDGYAVKSDTTFSAREGQPLDLIKNNTCIPVNTGNALPEGMDAVIMIENIVDNGDSVSIEAPAFPWQHVRRIGEDIVATEMLLPRNHSISAFDLGALLSAGIYEIKVHEKIRMTFIPTGDEILPFADRPTPEPGEVIESNSQVFRSLALGLDVEFKATSPVRDREDLLAKAVETALQNSHIVVIGAGSSAGSKDFTSKTIAQLGTLLVHGIAVMPGKPTVLGTANNKLLVGAPGYPVSAVVCFEDVLTPIISWLSGKPTPEREKVQVRLARRTPSKPGMEEIVRLAVGKVGEGYAGVPLARGAGMITTLTKAQGFTRVPAESEGIELNESVEVELFSGKQTLETILMHVGSHDNTLDLLGDILMGGDTPIRLVSTHAGSMGGLAALKTDVALFAGVHLFDPESGDFNFPFLTKYLPGVDVTVINLAIRHQGFIVPKGNPLNIIGIESLRDGKVSFINRQRGAGTRILFDYHLDKADILPTLVKGYDREEYTHMAVAANVLTGSADCGLGIYAAAKALDLGFVPLAHERYDLVIPDKYIQDRRIISLINLLKSDKIKKAVSELGGYETPLTGEIMKPGMGLG from the coding sequence ATGTCTAAACGCAATATATATTTAAAAACAATTCCTGTTCATGAAGCTGTAGCTACCGCCATTGCTGCACTTGACCGCGAAACTCTCGTTAAACCGGAAAGTGTTCCTGTTCACGAAGCGTTGAACAGAGTTACCTCCGAGGCAGTACATGCCCGTTGTTCTTCCCCCACATATCACTCCGCCGCTATGGACGGGTACGCTGTAAAAAGTGACACAACTTTTTCTGCACGAGAAGGACAACCTCTTGATCTGATCAAAAACAATACATGTATCCCGGTCAACACGGGTAATGCCCTTCCAGAAGGCATGGATGCAGTTATAATGATAGAAAATATCGTCGACAACGGTGATTCTGTCAGCATAGAGGCTCCGGCATTTCCATGGCAGCATGTGCGGAGAATCGGTGAAGATATTGTCGCAACCGAAATGCTTCTGCCCCGCAATCATTCTATTTCCGCATTTGATCTCGGAGCGCTGCTTTCCGCCGGAATCTACGAGATAAAAGTCCATGAAAAAATACGCATGACCTTTATTCCCACAGGGGATGAAATTCTTCCCTTCGCAGACCGCCCTACACCGGAACCGGGTGAAGTTATTGAATCAAACTCACAGGTCTTCCGTTCTCTGGCTCTGGGGTTGGACGTAGAATTTAAGGCCACATCACCAGTTCGTGACCGTGAAGATCTGCTGGCTAAAGCCGTTGAAACTGCTCTGCAAAATTCTCACATTGTAGTGATAGGTGCAGGGTCTTCAGCCGGAAGCAAAGATTTTACCAGCAAAACTATCGCTCAACTCGGCACCCTGCTCGTTCACGGTATCGCAGTAATGCCGGGCAAACCGACAGTGCTCGGAACTGCCAATAACAAACTGCTAGTCGGCGCTCCCGGATATCCTGTAAGCGCAGTTGTTTGTTTTGAAGATGTTCTGACTCCTATAATTTCATGGCTTTCAGGCAAACCGACACCGGAAAGAGAAAAAGTTCAAGTCAGGCTTGCCAGACGTACCCCCTCCAAACCGGGTATGGAAGAAATTGTCAGACTTGCGGTTGGAAAAGTCGGCGAAGGTTATGCAGGAGTTCCCCTTGCTCGCGGAGCAGGAATGATAACCACCCTTACCAAAGCGCAAGGATTCACCCGTGTTCCGGCAGAAAGTGAAGGTATTGAACTCAATGAATCCGTTGAAGTTGAACTATTCTCAGGCAAGCAAACCTTAGAAACAATCCTCATGCACGTCGGAAGCCACGACAATACTCTTGACCTGCTGGGTGACATCCTCATGGGCGGCGACACTCCCATACGACTGGTATCTACTCATGCGGGGTCAATGGGCGGACTGGCGGCTCTCAAAACAGATGTAGCTCTGTTCGCCGGAGTGCATCTTTTCGATCCTGAAAGCGGTGATTTCAATTTTCCGTTCCTTACAAAATACCTGCCGGGTGTAGATGTAACCGTCATCAATCTGGCTATCCGTCATCAAGGATTTATTGTTCCCAAAGGAAATCCTCTGAATATCATAGGAATTGAAAGTCTACGAGATGGTAAAGTGAGCTTCATCAACAGACAAAGAGGAGCAGGAACAAGAATCCTGTTTGATTACCACCTTGATAAGGCCGATATTTTACCGACATTAGTCAAGGGATATGATAGAGAGGAATACACCCATATGGCCGTTGCGGCCAACGTGCTGACAGGTTCCGCCGATTGCGGACTTGGAATATACGCTGCTGCCAAAGCTCTTGATCTGGGCTTTGTCCCTCTGGCTCATGAAAGATATGACCTCGTAATACCTGACAAATATATTCAGGATAGAAGAATCATATCACTGATCAACCTTCTTAAGTCAGATAAAATTAAAAAAGCTGTGAGCGAACTCGGCGGCTATGAAACTCCACTGACAGGGGAAATAATGAAACCGGGTATGGGCCTCGGCTAG
- the glp gene encoding gephyrin-like molybdotransferase Glp, translating into MHHDFFNIISREEFESLLLSFAPTGIEKSSIADAYGLVLGENILSPEDLPPANRSCMDGYAINARNAFGATEGNPAYLECCAELRVDEAPNFTLKPGECAAIPTGGTLPDGADAVVMVEHTHELGSGTIEIRKSSAPGENIMLKGEDTAKGENIYESGHTVRFQDVGLLAALGIGTVSVHKKPSIGIISTGDELVAIESPSRAGSIRDVNSHTLRCLVSKAGGIPVNYGIVRDEIEKLEATLAKAIAENDIVLLSGGSSVGMRDLTVRAIESMPESKILAHGVAISPGKPTILGKVGSKPVLGLPGQVTSVQVVMLSIVMPFIRHIMGQKDAFACLDRPIRLAELGRNTPSKQGREDYVRVSLEHREGKLPIAHPVYGKSGLLKTLIKADGLMIIPADTEGLYAGNQIQVWLI; encoded by the coding sequence ATGCATCATGATTTTTTCAACATCATAAGCCGAGAAGAATTTGAATCTCTGCTCCTTTCTTTTGCTCCTACCGGCATTGAAAAAAGTTCCATCGCTGACGCATACGGCCTTGTACTTGGCGAGAATATTCTTTCGCCTGAAGACCTTCCACCCGCAAACCGCTCCTGCATGGACGGTTATGCTATAAATGCCCGCAACGCTTTCGGAGCAACAGAAGGAAACCCTGCATACCTCGAATGCTGCGCTGAATTACGAGTTGATGAAGCCCCGAATTTCACACTAAAACCCGGCGAATGCGCAGCCATTCCGACCGGTGGCACATTGCCGGACGGTGCTGATGCTGTAGTAATGGTTGAACATACCCACGAACTGGGGTCCGGAACCATTGAAATCCGCAAATCATCTGCTCCCGGCGAAAACATCATGCTTAAGGGTGAAGATACAGCCAAAGGCGAAAACATATATGAATCCGGACATACCGTCCGTTTTCAGGATGTAGGCTTACTGGCAGCCCTTGGTATCGGCACTGTTTCAGTCCACAAAAAACCGAGCATCGGCATAATCTCCACCGGAGATGAGCTTGTTGCAATCGAATCACCGTCCCGTGCCGGGTCTATTCGAGACGTAAACTCACACACTCTGCGCTGCCTCGTATCCAAGGCCGGAGGGATTCCCGTAAATTACGGTATAGTTCGCGATGAAATTGAAAAACTCGAAGCCACCCTTGCGAAGGCTATTGCTGAAAACGACATAGTTCTCCTCTCAGGCGGAAGCTCGGTCGGAATGCGCGACTTGACGGTTCGAGCCATCGAATCCATGCCGGAGTCAAAAATACTCGCCCACGGAGTCGCAATCAGCCCCGGCAAGCCCACAATTTTAGGCAAAGTAGGTTCCAAACCTGTACTTGGCCTGCCGGGTCAGGTAACGTCCGTTCAGGTCGTTATGCTTTCAATAGTAATGCCGTTTATCAGGCATATTATGGGACAAAAAGACGCGTTTGCATGTCTTGACCGCCCCATTCGTTTGGCAGAACTCGGCCGCAACACCCCCTCCAAACAAGGGCGTGAGGATTATGTCAGAGTCAGCTTGGAACACAGAGAAGGGAAGCTTCCTATTGCCCATCCTGTTTATGGTAAATCAGGACTTCTTAAAACTCTGATTAAGGCTGACGGGCTTATGATCATTCCTGCTGATACGGAAGGCTTATATGCCGGAAATCAGATTCAGGTCTGGTTGATTTAG
- a CDS encoding molybdopterin-guanine dinucleotide biosynthesis protein MobB — MKAVAIVGKKKSGKTTLGLALVQYFTDKGLKVGVIKHSHHGFDEEEGTDTQQYKQIATSVAAYSPSQSFVSWSKEKPLQDLIPLLDADVIVMEGGNKIGWMPRIITVREDDDDKDFFPELAIAQIPACTNDNPPSSEEIERLATLVMEKGFLLPGLNCGACGREFCRDFAADINAGKATLNGCKSTFGKMDVTCNDMPLALNPFVADMLSAGISGMLSQLKGYVPGDLKITIKNR, encoded by the coding sequence ATGAAAGCTGTTGCAATAGTAGGAAAAAAGAAAAGCGGAAAGACGACTCTTGGACTGGCTCTTGTTCAATATTTTACTGATAAAGGGTTAAAAGTCGGAGTGATTAAACATTCTCATCACGGCTTTGACGAAGAAGAAGGAACCGACACACAACAGTACAAGCAGATAGCTACTTCTGTGGCGGCTTATTCTCCTTCACAATCTTTTGTCTCATGGAGTAAGGAGAAGCCTCTTCAAGATCTTATCCCTCTGCTTGATGCGGATGTTATCGTTATGGAAGGCGGGAATAAAATCGGCTGGATGCCTCGCATTATCACTGTCCGCGAAGACGATGACGACAAAGATTTTTTTCCCGAACTTGCGATCGCCCAGATTCCGGCTTGCACTAATGATAATCCTCCAAGCTCAGAAGAAATTGAACGGCTGGCTACGCTTGTTATGGAAAAAGGATTTTTGTTACCCGGACTTAATTGCGGAGCATGCGGAAGAGAATTCTGCAGAGATTTTGCCGCAGATATTAATGCAGGAAAAGCAACACTTAATGGTTGCAAATCTACATTCGGCAAAATGGATGTTACCTGCAACGATATGCCTCTGGCTCTTAATCCCTTTGTTGCCGACATGCTTTCAGCCGGAATTTCAGGAATGTTATCCCAGTTAAAAGGATATGTTCCCGGAGACCTCAAAATAACTATTAAAAACCGGTAG
- the argB gene encoding acetylglutamate kinase has product MERDIMRAKLLIESLPYIKEFFGETVVIKYGGNAMIDENLKRAFALNIILLKYIGVNPVVVHGGGPQIQKMLSALNIDSHFKSGYRVTDEATMDVVEMVLVGKVNKQIVNLINLNGGKAVGLSGKDGMLIKAEKKEMVIESEAKAPEIIDLGKVGEVTEVNTTLINSLQRDGFIPVIAPVGVDDKGSTYNINADSVAGAVAKAMNAKRLHLLTDVTGLLDRDKKLISSMTCRQAAESISSGVATGGMIPKLTCCIEAVHGGVEKAHIIDGRVENCVLLELFTKTGIGTEIVG; this is encoded by the coding sequence ATGGAAAGAGATATAATGAGAGCAAAACTTCTAATTGAATCACTACCATACATTAAAGAGTTTTTCGGGGAAACCGTTGTTATCAAATATGGCGGAAATGCCATGATAGACGAAAACCTTAAACGAGCCTTTGCTCTTAATATAATTTTGCTGAAATATATCGGTGTAAATCCTGTTGTTGTACACGGAGGCGGGCCGCAAATTCAGAAGATGTTAAGCGCACTGAACATCGACAGTCATTTCAAAAGCGGATACCGCGTAACCGATGAAGCAACTATGGATGTTGTGGAAATGGTCCTCGTCGGAAAAGTGAACAAACAGATTGTCAACCTGATCAACCTTAACGGCGGAAAAGCTGTCGGACTTTCAGGAAAAGACGGGATGCTCATTAAAGCCGAAAAAAAAGAAATGGTTATTGAATCAGAAGCTAAAGCTCCTGAAATCATTGATCTAGGAAAAGTAGGCGAAGTGACTGAAGTTAATACAACCCTGATCAATTCATTACAGAGAGACGGATTCATCCCCGTCATTGCACCTGTCGGAGTTGATGACAAAGGGTCCACCTACAATATCAATGCTGATTCTGTTGCCGGAGCCGTTGCGAAGGCTATGAATGCCAAAAGGCTCCACCTGCTCACAGATGTCACAGGATTGCTGGATAGAGATAAAAAACTCATTTCATCAATGACCTGCCGGCAAGCTGCGGAATCCATCTCTTCCGGTGTTGCCACGGGCGGTATGATTCCTAAGCTTACCTGCTGTATTGAAGCAGTTCATGGCGGAGTCGAAAAGGCTCACATAATTGATGGAAGGGTTGAAAATTGTGTCCTGCTTGAGCTTTTCACCAAGACAGGTATCGGCACTGAAATAGTTGGTTAA
- a CDS encoding cation:proton antiporter: MTSSALTLITLGLLFLLGLVAEFIGRTTLVPRVSILIIFGFCIGPSGFNVLPEEASQWLPIVSDMALVLIGVVLGSSLKWSALKNSGRLVLGIVFFVVIITLLIMSVGIWVAGFSIQLAIIYAGIALATAPATTLDVIHESKAHGSFTDNLLKIVATSDAVGLIVFSIMVAIAQMMINSGGGLDIIFVGGRDIFLAVLVGILLGLPMSYLAGRVKSGEPTLLEVLGLVFICGGFSLWLDVSFLLAAMTMGVVVANMARHHNCPLCAIETIKTIKWPILALFFIFAGVSIELEDVSKNALLIILYIVFRIAGRLIGSMAGAKVVGIDKSYGQWMGMALMPQAGIALGMALTAAHRFPELGSIVTVIATATVFFEIVGPVFTRIALHRMGDAS, from the coding sequence ATGACATCTTCAGCACTTACATTAATAACGCTGGGTCTTTTGTTTTTACTAGGTCTTGTTGCCGAGTTTATCGGCCGGACTACACTTGTCCCCAGAGTTTCAATTCTTATTATTTTTGGATTTTGTATCGGCCCGTCCGGGTTTAATGTGCTTCCCGAGGAAGCAAGCCAATGGCTGCCTATTGTTTCGGATATGGCACTTGTTCTTATCGGGGTTGTTTTGGGAAGTTCCTTAAAATGGTCTGCCCTTAAAAATTCTGGACGGTTGGTTCTGGGCATTGTTTTTTTCGTTGTGATAATTACACTTTTAATTATGAGTGTCGGTATTTGGGTAGCAGGATTTTCAATACAGCTAGCTATTATTTATGCCGGGATTGCTCTTGCAACCGCTCCTGCTACGACTCTCGATGTTATTCATGAATCCAAGGCTCATGGTTCTTTTACGGATAATCTTCTTAAAATTGTAGCGACATCTGATGCTGTAGGTTTGATAGTTTTCAGCATAATGGTCGCGATAGCACAAATGATGATAAATAGTGGCGGCGGTTTAGACATTATTTTTGTTGGTGGACGCGACATTTTTCTTGCTGTGCTTGTGGGAATTTTACTTGGACTTCCTATGAGCTACCTCGCAGGGCGGGTTAAATCCGGGGAACCGACACTTCTTGAGGTTCTGGGATTGGTTTTTATTTGCGGAGGATTTTCTTTGTGGCTCGATGTTTCGTTTCTTTTAGCGGCAATGACCATGGGGGTTGTCGTCGCAAACATGGCTAGACATCATAACTGCCCTCTCTGCGCTATCGAAACAATAAAAACTATTAAGTGGCCGATTCTTGCATTGTTTTTTATTTTTGCAGGAGTCAGCATTGAACTTGAAGATGTTTCAAAGAATGCTCTGCTTATAATTTTATACATCGTTTTCAGGATTGCCGGGCGTCTTATCGGTTCTATGGCGGGCGCGAAGGTGGTGGGTATTGATAAATCTTACGGTCAGTGGATGGGAATGGCTTTGATGCCGCAAGCCGGGATAGCACTGGGAATGGCTTTAACCGCTGCTCATCGATTTCCAGAATTGGGATCAATTGTAACTGTGATCGCTACGGCCACCGTTTTCTTTGAAATTGTAGGCCCTGTATTTACTCGTATAGCTTTGCACAGGATGGGAGATGCTTCGTGA
- a CDS encoding cation:proton antiporter gives MDSPALSLITLGLLFLVGLVADFIGQRTPLPRVSALLVFGFCIGPSGFDVLPVTTNHWMPLVSDMALAMIGFLLGNSLKFSEIKESGRAVVSISIAVVVITAVMVSFGLWMVGIPLQLALLYGGLAPATDPASTADVINESKAKGRFTKTLLGITAIDDAWGLILFSFMLAAAQMIMLGGGSMNILMTGGRDLFLAILVGVALGVPMSFLTGRIQRGEPTLVEALGMVFICSGVALWLDVSFLLSSMTMGAVVANLAKHHTRPFSAIEGVEWPVIVLFFIFAGVSIELKDISVNALVIVAYIFLRIVSRIIGVILGAGVAGEGKTFGKWMGLALMPQAGVALGMALAAAHRFSQFESIVTVVATATVFFEIAGPICTRIALNKVGDIPESGHRHI, from the coding sequence ATGGATTCTCCAGCTCTTTCATTAATCACGTTGGGCCTTTTGTTTCTTGTGGGTCTTGTTGCTGATTTTATCGGGCAGAGAACTCCCTTGCCCCGTGTGTCAGCTCTTTTGGTTTTCGGGTTTTGCATAGGGCCTTCCGGGTTTGACGTGTTACCGGTAACAACGAATCACTGGATGCCCCTTGTGTCTGATATGGCGCTGGCAATGATCGGATTTCTATTGGGCAATTCTTTAAAGTTTTCAGAAATAAAAGAATCAGGCCGAGCTGTTGTCTCTATTTCAATTGCCGTTGTGGTGATAACCGCTGTGATGGTGAGCTTCGGTCTATGGATGGTAGGCATCCCTTTGCAGCTTGCACTTCTTTATGGAGGACTCGCCCCCGCAACAGATCCTGCTTCCACGGCGGATGTTATAAATGAATCAAAGGCAAAAGGTCGTTTTACAAAGACTCTTTTAGGAATAACTGCAATAGATGATGCATGGGGGTTGATTCTGTTCAGCTTTATGCTTGCCGCAGCACAGATGATAATGCTTGGCGGTGGAAGTATGAATATTCTTATGACAGGCGGTCGGGATCTCTTCCTTGCGATACTTGTGGGAGTTGCTCTGGGAGTGCCTATGAGTTTTCTTACCGGGCGTATCCAGCGGGGAGAGCCCACTCTAGTTGAAGCTCTCGGGATGGTTTTTATATGCAGTGGTGTTGCATTATGGCTTGATGTGTCGTTTCTGCTTTCTTCCATGACAATGGGAGCTGTTGTTGCAAATCTTGCCAAACATCATACCCGTCCATTTTCAGCCATCGAAGGGGTGGAATGGCCCGTTATAGTTTTGTTTTTTATTTTTGCAGGAGTCAGTATTGAGCTTAAGGATATTTCGGTTAACGCATTAGTGATCGTAGCTTATATCTTTTTGCGCATAGTAAGTCGTATAATAGGGGTGATACTTGGAGCAGGGGTCGCGGGGGAAGGAAAAACTTTCGGCAAGTGGATGGGATTGGCGCTTATGCCACAGGCCGGAGTGGCTCTGGGTATGGCTCTTGCCGCAGCTCACAGGTTCTCGCAGTTTGAATCAATTGTCACAGTTGTAGCTACGGCAACAGTCTTTTTTGAGATTGCCGGTCCTATCTGTACTCGTATTGCTCTTAATAAAGTAGGCGATATCCCGGAGAGCGGGCATAGGCATATTTAG
- a CDS encoding PilZ domain-containing protein: MEQNKRRRTRIDVEFTVQLNKNGFSAIAETQNLSLKGILCTGVEGFAVGEKCEVLITLSEEIVIRIEGKVVRSDDSGLAVDFILLDEESFTHLHRVIQYNSTDADVIDGELTLPAFDA; this comes from the coding sequence ATGGAACAGAATAAAAGGCGCAGAACTCGTATTGATGTAGAATTTACCGTTCAGTTAAATAAGAATGGCTTCAGTGCGATTGCTGAAACTCAGAATTTAAGTTTGAAAGGTATTCTTTGCACTGGAGTGGAAGGGTTCGCTGTCGGGGAGAAATGTGAAGTTTTAATTACTCTTTCAGAAGAGATAGTTATTCGCATTGAGGGGAAGGTTGTAAGGTCTGATGATTCCGGTCTGGCTGTAGATTTTATCTTGCTGGATGAGGAAAGTTTTACACACTTGCACAGAGTGATTCAGTATAATTCAACAGATGCGGACGTTATTGATGGCGAGCTTACTTTGCCTGCTTTTGATGCTTGA
- a CDS encoding MFS transporter, with protein sequence MKDLCKNKNLRILFAVTLMAIMGVSSIIPSLPLMIRELNISPSSIGLVFTVFTLPGIIFAPLAGIFADRIGRKKILVPSLILFGIAGIACYFAPDYKWLLALRLFQGIGAAAIGVINLTIIGDLFTGQDRIKAMGLNASVLSIGTAIFPAVGGILAQISWQTPFLLAVVALPLAWVVAFKLENPEPSSNGAFMKYLSAAVSGMKNKQVLGLFAISMLTFIILYGPIVTYLPILLNSRFEASPLMIGFVISSASFVTALAASQLGRLAKIMSQPRMIALSAFAYATAMVLIPESGSALWCIIPVCFFGLGQGLNLPNSMSMLTTIAPMEQRAIFMSMNGMLLRVGQTIAPILMGLIYSGFGLESIFYAGVVISAIVFVIAITTLKGFKAEELHD encoded by the coding sequence ATGAAAGATCTCTGTAAAAATAAAAATCTCCGCATTTTATTCGCGGTTACCCTCATGGCCATCATGGGAGTCTCAAGTATTATCCCGTCTTTACCGCTAATGATCAGGGAACTCAATATTTCTCCTTCATCAATAGGTTTAGTCTTTACCGTTTTCACTCTGCCGGGAATCATTTTTGCTCCTCTTGCAGGAATTTTTGCCGACAGAATCGGCAGAAAAAAGATTCTTGTTCCCTCGCTGATTCTTTTCGGAATAGCCGGAATAGCCTGCTATTTTGCCCCCGACTACAAATGGCTGCTTGCTTTACGGCTTTTTCAAGGAATTGGAGCCGCAGCTATCGGAGTGATAAACCTTACCATAATAGGGGACCTTTTCACAGGTCAGGACCGAATCAAGGCCATGGGGCTGAATGCAAGCGTCCTTAGCATCGGCACCGCAATTTTTCCGGCAGTGGGAGGAATACTGGCTCAAATAAGCTGGCAAACACCATTCCTGCTAGCAGTTGTGGCTCTACCACTTGCATGGGTCGTCGCCTTCAAACTTGAGAACCCCGAGCCTTCATCAAACGGCGCATTCATGAAATACCTGAGCGCGGCAGTAAGCGGCATGAAAAATAAGCAGGTACTGGGACTTTTCGCAATTTCCATGCTGACCTTTATTATTTTATACGGCCCCATCGTGACCTATCTGCCCATACTTCTAAACTCACGTTTTGAAGCTTCTCCGCTGATGATAGGATTTGTTATTTCAAGTGCCTCATTTGTTACAGCATTAGCAGCTTCGCAGTTGGGAAGACTGGCAAAAATAATGTCGCAACCAAGAATGATTGCACTCTCAGCCTTCGCATATGCTACTGCAATGGTCTTAATTCCGGAATCAGGCTCTGCGCTTTGGTGTATAATCCCCGTCTGCTTTTTCGGCCTAGGACAAGGACTGAATCTTCCGAATTCAATGTCCATGCTGACCACAATTGCTCCCATGGAACAACGGGCTATTTTCATGTCCATGAACGGAATGCTGCTCAGAGTAGGACAAACCATCGCCCCGATACTTATGGGACTGATTTATTCAGGATTTGGACTGGAATCTATTTTTTATGCAGGAGTAGTAATATCAGCAATAGTCTTTGTTATTGCAATCACGACTTTAAAAGGATTTAAAGCTGAAGAGTTGCATGACTAG
- a CDS encoding potassium channel family protein → MFRLHKIFRYSPSKFTVLLGFMISQIFLTPIAGKSIYLQQILYFYTYLVLLSAVTAIIESRAKLVVFISLYVTSFVSSVLFFKLHSIYWLGVSEASDMMMLGIAIWGILIFMRKQKKVTRDLVSGAICVYMLCALLWANGYSLCVLYDRSAVSGIDLGESVFAVRNILVYFSYITMMTVGYGEMLPVTNMARSLVMLQGLFGQMYLAVFVAGTIGMFLAQRDRGSVDEEVESESRKLE, encoded by the coding sequence ATGTTTAGATTACACAAAATATTCAGGTACAGCCCTTCCAAATTTACAGTGCTTCTGGGGTTTATGATTTCGCAGATTTTTTTAACCCCGATTGCCGGAAAATCAATTTATCTTCAGCAGATTTTATATTTTTACACATACTTAGTTCTTCTTTCAGCGGTTACAGCTATAATTGAAAGTCGAGCAAAACTTGTTGTTTTTATATCGCTATATGTAACGTCTTTTGTAAGTTCCGTTTTATTTTTTAAATTGCATTCCATCTACTGGCTTGGCGTAAGTGAAGCCTCTGATATGATGATGCTCGGGATCGCTATCTGGGGAATTCTGATCTTTATGCGCAAGCAGAAAAAAGTTACCCGCGACTTAGTATCGGGGGCAATTTGCGTGTATATGCTTTGCGCGTTGCTTTGGGCCAACGGGTATAGTTTGTGCGTACTTTATGATCGCAGCGCAGTTTCCGGTATTGATCTTGGTGAATCTGTTTTCGCTGTACGTAATATTCTTGTGTATTTCAGCTATATAACAATGATGACAGTTGGTTATGGAGAAATGCTTCCCGTTACCAATATGGCTAGGTCTTTAGTTATGTTGCAGGGTCTTTTCGGACAAATGTATCTGGCGGTTTTTGTCGCCGGAACTATAGGAATGTTTTTGGCACAGCGGGATAGGGGAAGTGTTGATGAAGAAGTTGAGTCTGAGAGCAGGAAGTTGGAATAG
- the proB gene encoding glutamate 5-kinase → MSKMSNRLETLREAKRIVVKIGSAVLTTSEGINLGLICRLADQLATLHERGVDIVLVSSGAVAAGRKSIPSGQKLRDLPARQAASSIGQSRLMHEYDETFRRFGLVSSQILLTRDDLKHRDRFLNVRNTLSRLLEWRVIPIINENDTVAVQELEFGDNDTLASLILNVVEADLFINLTSADGVFDKNPDKNPDAKKLSHVENIGSLDLDAMCDGKTAVGSGGMFSKMRAAHRAAQLGVPTLILSGKDRMVIERVFNGEECGTWIVPDEKCVSGRKFWLAYNCDPAGDLIIDEGAKKALMAGGKSLLPAGITAVEGDFKAGELVRVVSKSGIPVAVGLACYGSEDMNKILGHKSDQIESILGKCPFPEAIHRDNLLLDAAL, encoded by the coding sequence ATGAGCAAGATGAGCAACAGGCTTGAGACTCTTCGCGAAGCTAAAAGAATTGTTGTAAAAATCGGCAGTGCCGTTCTGACCACGTCAGAAGGCATCAACCTCGGCCTTATATGCAGACTGGCAGATCAGCTGGCAACTCTGCATGAACGGGGTGTTGATATTGTTCTGGTTTCTTCCGGCGCTGTTGCTGCCGGACGTAAATCTATTCCTTCAGGGCAGAAGCTGAGAGATCTTCCGGCCAGACAGGCTGCTTCATCCATCGGACAAAGCAGGCTTATGCACGAATATGATGAAACCTTCCGCAGATTCGGACTGGTTTCCTCACAGATTTTGCTCACTCGCGATGATTTAAAACACCGTGACCGCTTTCTCAATGTCCGCAATACCCTCTCAAGACTTCTTGAATGGAGGGTAATTCCTATCATTAATGAAAATGATACTGTTGCAGTTCAGGAACTCGAGTTCGGAGACAATGACACTCTGGCAAGTTTAATTCTGAATGTTGTGGAAGCTGATCTTTTCATTAACCTCACTTCCGCTGACGGGGTCTTTGATAAAAATCCCGACAAAAATCCCGACGCAAAAAAACTTTCCCATGTTGAGAATATAGGGTCGCTGGACCTCGACGCCATGTGCGACGGAAAAACAGCAGTAGGCTCAGGCGGCATGTTCTCTAAAATGAGAGCAGCTCACAGAGCGGCCCAGCTCGGCGTTCCGACACTGATATTATCCGGTAAAGACCGCATGGTAATTGAGCGGGTATTTAACGGTGAAGAATGCGGTACATGGATTGTTCCTGATGAAAAGTGCGTATCAGGCCGTAAATTCTGGCTTGCATACAACTGTGACCCGGCCGGTGACCTGATCATCGACGAAGGCGCAAAAAAGGCACTGATGGCCGGAGGTAAAAGTCTACTTCCCGCTGGTATAACTGCGGTTGAAGGTGATTTTAAAGCGGGCGAACTTGTACGAGTTGTCAGCAAATCCGGTATACCTGTTGCTGTAGGACTAGCCTGTTACGGTTCCGAAGACATGAACAAGATTCTCGGTCATAAATCAGATCAAATAGAATCCATTCTGGGCAAATGCCCTTTCCCCGAAGCAATTCACAGAGATAATCTGCTATTAGACGCAGCTCTTTAA